A single region of the Solwaraspora sp. WMMD406 genome encodes:
- a CDS encoding PRC-barrel domain-containing protein codes for MQTDGFAKLVRLGDTGEMVADPAEDIRGRKVHDAEGNEIGKVDDLLVDEAEHKVRLLRLEHGGILGFGATPSFVPVDAITRITDDVVHINESRDRVAGAPPYDPELVSQDKYYEDLYGYYGIPPFWGVGYVYPGYPYYR; via the coding sequence ATGCAGACCGATGGCTTCGCGAAGCTGGTCAGGTTGGGCGACACCGGTGAGATGGTGGCGGATCCGGCCGAGGACATTCGTGGCCGGAAGGTGCACGACGCGGAGGGCAACGAGATCGGCAAGGTCGACGACCTGCTGGTCGACGAGGCCGAACACAAGGTCCGGCTACTTCGGTTGGAACACGGCGGGATCCTCGGCTTCGGTGCCACGCCGTCGTTCGTCCCGGTCGACGCGATCACCCGGATCACCGATGACGTGGTGCACATCAACGAGTCGCGGGACCGGGTGGCCGGAGCGCCACCGTACGATCCGGAGCTGGTGTCGCAGGACAAGTACTACGAGGATCTGTACGGCTACTACGGGATCCCGCCGTTCTGGGGCGTCGGGTATGTCTACCCCGGCTACCCGTACTACCGCTAG